A single window of Thermococcus celericrescens DNA harbors:
- a CDS encoding DUF2079 domain-containing protein — MVIKRFWTRLSNYDVTAVFIALAYSALLMHFSLVKFECFRYTSLDLGIFTQSLAGFLHGSPLFNTVERQLYGVPNHLAVHFQPVLVLLVPVFAVFPTPKTLLVLQTLALGLSVLLAYVLARELLPPWEALAVTVLYAFNSSLVGINLFEFHPVSLAVPLFFLSAYFLIENRWRAFYATSFLLLLTKEDAFLGVTSLSLWWAFRDEISLESARKNRPLLLLAALSLLYGAVVIKLVIPALGKGYLYEGLYTRPEFGRRKLLYFLLFNLSLGLLPLFRSKNALLLTLPWLENLLASRPSQTTFGFHYPYMTLPLSVIGAVFALRELDLRRVLPFLLSVGLLASLATMPVELNQPEKPLPLVYPSVLEPIPGRKAVEPVIEFLSNSNLSVYTQPAFYPALATKPDVYVYPAGVEPDAVLVNVKTYRGRLYLERLQKMVNVKYRLVYSRDGVRLYVREGLNVSVFGLVPPGS; from the coding sequence ATGGTTATAAAGAGATTTTGGACAAGGTTATCTAATTACGATGTCACTGCGGTCTTCATTGCACTTGCCTATTCGGCTCTTTTGATGCATTTCAGCCTCGTTAAGTTCGAGTGCTTTCGCTACACCAGCCTTGACCTTGGGATCTTCACCCAGTCACTGGCTGGCTTCCTCCACGGCAGTCCCCTGTTCAACACCGTTGAACGACAACTTTACGGTGTGCCCAATCATCTCGCCGTTCACTTTCAGCCAGTCCTCGTTCTCCTGGTCCCTGTTTTCGCTGTGTTTCCGACTCCGAAAACGCTCCTCGTTCTCCAGACTCTAGCCCTTGGTCTCTCAGTGCTTTTAGCTTACGTTCTTGCGAGGGAGCTTCTGCCCCCTTGGGAGGCGCTGGCGGTGACTGTCCTATACGCTTTCAATTCCTCCCTCGTTGGCATAAATCTCTTCGAGTTCCACCCAGTTTCCCTCGCCGTCCCTCTCTTCTTCCTGTCGGCTTACTTCCTCATAGAAAACAGGTGGCGGGCTTTCTACGCAACGTCATTCCTGCTGCTCCTCACGAAGGAGGACGCCTTCCTAGGCGTCACCTCGCTCTCACTCTGGTGGGCCTTCAGGGATGAAATCTCCCTCGAAAGCGCAAGGAAAAACCGCCCTCTGCTTCTTCTGGCGGCCCTTTCCCTGCTGTATGGTGCGGTGGTCATAAAGCTCGTGATCCCGGCTCTTGGTAAAGGCTACCTGTACGAGGGTCTCTACACCAGACCGGAGTTCGGTAGAAGGAAGCTCCTCTACTTCCTCCTCTTCAACCTGAGTCTGGGCCTCCTACCACTATTCAGATCCAAAAACGCCCTTCTTCTTACCCTCCCATGGCTCGAAAACCTCCTGGCATCGAGGCCCAGCCAAACGACTTTCGGCTTCCACTACCCCTACATGACTCTTCCCCTCTCCGTTATCGGTGCGGTCTTCGCGCTCAGGGAGCTCGACCTCAGGAGAGTTCTCCCATTCCTCCTGAGTGTTGGCCTTCTGGCTTCCCTGGCGACGATGCCGGTTGAGCTGAATCAGCCGGAGAAACCGCTCCCCCTTGTCTACCCATCGGTTCTCGAACCCATACCCGGCCGAAAGGCGGTGGAACCGGTCATCGAGTTTCTCAGCAATAGCAACCTCTCCGTTTACACCCAGCCGGCCTTTTACCCTGCCCTGGCGACGAAGCCCGACGTTTACGTTTACCCCGCTGGGGTGGAGCCGGACGCAGTTCTCGTGAACGTGAAAACCTACCGCGGCAGGCTCTACCTGGAGCGGCTTCAAAAGATGGTGAACGTAAAGTACCGTCTCGTCTACTCCCGAGACGGCGTGAGGCTGTACGTTAGGGAAGGGCTGAACGTCTCGGTTTTTGGGCTGGTGCCCCCAGGGTCCTAA
- a CDS encoding DUF2103 domain-containing protein — translation MPRHFKKGVKREHHFLKGLEKPLEMIAAIPGVKKVIPGRIYASDSRGFEIKVSRETKTGLKLVAKSNGSVQDVFLVVDKADRARVWGKIESLSNKWAK, via the coding sequence ATGCCCAGGCACTTCAAGAAAGGCGTCAAGAGGGAGCACCATTTCCTGAAGGGTCTTGAGAAACCGCTGGAGATGATAGCCGCGATACCCGGGGTCAAAAAGGTAATCCCGGGGAGGATCTACGCGAGCGATTCCAGGGGCTTCGAGATAAAGGTCTCGAGGGAAACCAAGACAGGCCTGAAGCTCGTTGCCAAGAGTAACGGCTCTGTGCAGGACGTCTTTCTCGTCGTTGATAAGGCTGACAGGGCCAGGGTGTGGGGTAAAATTGAGAGTCTCTCCAATAAGTGGGCGAAATAG
- the arcS gene encoding archaeosine synthase subunit alpha: MEVIRHEGPGRLGLVRIGERSFTTPALAGVDFTLSPFNSFFHPKEPGEYDFNLAPAIPLGFYTPDEVIEKALGRLWSVNYEGFNAFYLPALRRTSYLGEFFKIIERYNFDAVYLGNSKILVREYRYFVKIIRELRERFPNVMIIADLEPFFYPLAVYLGVDAFDTRSLKLYDFEGKGFTQYSPFLWKEGSNSMDFAEETVLLVRNTLREGKLRYLVENFFSTQYHAGILRIADLEHPDYLEKYTPIQRETVYFISDASIRRPEVRRWHSRVAERFVPPRNTELVLLFPCSAKKPYYFSRSHTLYRRAVKEALGSGIAKVHELILTSPFGVVPREWEWLAKYDIVVTGHWSEEEVKPAAELLAKTLEKYPKDVPIIAHLDEAYVEIAKLAGELSGREITFTRVENGTTGRESLKSLTETLKEFELEATKEDRTYRYFEGIRKVFDFYFGQGAGEAVLPDNGKVRGSKMLRIFAENQQTGTFKDGVISVTPYGMQRIYDALGAYWVKVDFELRGDVFAVGVDEADPAIRPDDIVGIVRDGKVIGVGKAVLSGDEMVRARKGVAVKVRKRA, encoded by the coding sequence ATGGAAGTCATCAGGCACGAGGGGCCCGGGAGGCTGGGTCTCGTCAGGATAGGGGAGCGCTCATTCACGACCCCAGCATTGGCCGGGGTAGATTTCACGCTCTCCCCGTTCAACTCCTTCTTCCACCCAAAGGAGCCGGGGGAGTACGACTTCAACCTCGCCCCCGCGATACCCCTCGGCTTCTACACGCCGGACGAGGTTATAGAGAAGGCCCTCGGAAGGCTCTGGAGCGTGAACTACGAGGGCTTCAACGCCTTCTACCTGCCCGCCCTGAGGAGGACCTCCTACCTGGGTGAGTTCTTCAAGATAATCGAGCGCTACAACTTCGATGCCGTCTATCTGGGCAACTCAAAGATTCTGGTGAGGGAGTACCGCTACTTCGTGAAGATAATCAGGGAGCTGCGCGAGAGGTTCCCCAACGTCATGATAATCGCCGATCTGGAACCGTTCTTCTATCCGCTCGCCGTTTACCTCGGCGTCGATGCCTTCGACACCCGCTCTCTCAAGCTTTACGACTTCGAGGGGAAGGGCTTCACCCAGTACAGCCCGTTCCTCTGGAAAGAAGGGTCGAACTCCATGGATTTCGCGGAGGAGACCGTGCTCCTGGTCAGGAACACCCTGAGGGAGGGAAAGCTCCGCTACCTCGTTGAGAACTTCTTCAGCACCCAGTACCACGCGGGAATACTCCGCATAGCCGATTTGGAGCATCCCGACTACCTAGAGAAATACACGCCAATCCAGAGGGAGACCGTTTACTTCATCAGCGACGCCTCGATTAGAAGGCCTGAGGTTAGGAGATGGCATTCGAGAGTTGCCGAGCGCTTCGTTCCTCCGAGGAACACCGAGCTGGTTCTCCTCTTCCCGTGCTCGGCCAAAAAGCCCTACTACTTCTCGAGGAGTCACACACTTTACCGGAGGGCCGTAAAGGAAGCCCTCGGCTCCGGCATCGCTAAAGTCCACGAGCTTATCCTCACCTCGCCCTTTGGCGTTGTCCCGAGGGAGTGGGAGTGGCTGGCCAAGTACGATATAGTGGTTACGGGCCACTGGAGCGAGGAGGAGGTAAAGCCCGCCGCCGAACTCCTGGCGAAGACCCTTGAGAAGTACCCGAAGGACGTTCCCATTATAGCTCACCTCGACGAGGCCTACGTGGAGATAGCGAAGCTCGCGGGCGAGCTTTCCGGCAGGGAGATAACCTTCACCCGTGTGGAGAACGGCACCACGGGCAGGGAGAGTCTGAAATCCCTCACCGAGACGCTGAAGGAGTTCGAGCTTGAGGCGACCAAGGAGGACAGGACCTACCGCTACTTCGAGGGGATAAGGAAGGTCTTCGACTTCTATTTCGGGCAGGGGGCGGGTGAGGCAGTTCTCCCGGATAACGGGAAAGTCAGGGGCTCCAAGATGCTCCGCATCTTTGCTGAAAACCAGCAGACGGGAACCTTCAAAGACGGCGTGATAAGCGTCACACCCTATGGAATGCAGAGGATATACGATGCCCTCGGGGCCTACTGGGTGAAGGTGGACTTCGAGCTCCGCGGCGACGTCTTCGCGGTGGGCGTTGATGAGGCTGACCCCGCGATAAGACCGGACGACATAGTGGGCATAGTGAGGGATGGAAAGGTAATAGGCGTCGGAAAGGCGGTTCTAAGCGGGGATGAGATGGTTAGAGCCAGGAAGGGTGTTGCGGTTAAGGTCAGGAAGAGGGCGTGA
- a CDS encoding coiled-coil protein — protein sequence MQTKVDPEEIKRIKREIEALEKERNEIRAKLDELEKELQIWIQKRDEKNNEVKGLRQKGREYKAKRDEINAQIQELKKNREEINAKLDLLYQEILEYRTKRDEYNQLRRLKMPPAKIQERIEKLEWELQTNPNITPDREKQIVDQIQVLATELEILQQAERFHKKLVESRKKVDQLKKARRNISLEIQKLANQSQQFHEQMIAAFNQADEVKKEADEYHAKVVELRDKIREVRKELRSIEKKIREYDEKHKELIAYRLVARMHAKKDASFEKAVEALEKFKKGEKLTLDELLLLQRYNLV from the coding sequence ATGCAGACGAAAGTGGACCCAGAGGAGATTAAGAGGATCAAGAGGGAGATAGAGGCCCTTGAAAAGGAGAGAAACGAGATAAGGGCCAAACTGGATGAGCTTGAAAAGGAGCTTCAAATCTGGATCCAGAAGAGGGACGAGAAGAATAACGAGGTCAAGGGGCTCCGCCAGAAGGGCAGAGAGTACAAGGCCAAGCGCGATGAAATCAACGCGCAGATACAGGAGCTGAAGAAGAACCGTGAGGAGATAAACGCGAAGCTCGACCTCCTCTATCAGGAGATACTCGAGTACCGCACCAAGAGGGACGAGTACAACCAGCTCCGCAGACTTAAGATGCCGCCGGCGAAGATCCAGGAGAGGATAGAGAAGCTCGAATGGGAGCTCCAGACCAACCCGAACATCACACCCGACAGGGAGAAGCAGATCGTGGATCAGATACAGGTTCTCGCCACCGAACTTGAGATACTCCAGCAGGCCGAGCGCTTCCACAAGAAGCTCGTCGAGTCCAGGAAGAAGGTCGATCAGCTCAAGAAGGCCAGGAGGAACATCAGCCTCGAGATACAGAAGCTCGCCAACCAGAGTCAGCAGTTCCACGAGCAGATGATAGCGGCGTTCAACCAGGCCGACGAGGTCAAGAAGGAGGCCGACGAGTACCACGCCAAGGTCGTTGAGCTCCGCGACAAGATTAGGGAGGTCAGGAAGGAGCTCCGCAGCATCGAGAAGAAGATACGCGAGTACGACGAGAAGCACAAGGAGCTCATCGCCTACAGGCTCGTTGCCAGGATGCACGCCAAGAAGGACGCCAGCTTCGAGAAGGCCGTCGAGGCCCTTGAGAAGTTCAAGAAGGGCGAGAAGCTCACCCTTGACGAACTGCTCCTCCTCCAGAGGTACAACCTTGTCTGA
- a CDS encoding SDH family Clp fold serine proteinase: MGEAATGFFGSLLWWLFFMYILLWPQMQYRSLQLARARLLKRLSEKRKSTVITMIHRQESIGLFGIPFYKFISVEDSEEVLRAIRSAPKDRPIDLIIHTPGGLVLAATQIAKALHDHPAETRVIVPHYAMSGGTLIALAADRIIMDPHAVLGPVDPQLGQYPGPSIVRAVERKGVDKVDDQTLILADVAEKAINQVRDFVYTLLKDRYGDEKARELARVLTEGRWTHDYPITYEQARELGLHVSTDVPEEVYALMELYKQPMKQRGTVEFMPYTQGGEVGK, encoded by the coding sequence ATGGGAGAGGCCGCTACCGGATTCTTCGGTTCGCTGCTGTGGTGGCTGTTCTTCATGTACATCCTGCTGTGGCCTCAGATGCAGTACAGGAGCCTGCAGCTGGCCAGGGCGAGACTGCTCAAGAGGCTCTCGGAAAAGCGAAAATCAACGGTAATAACCATGATCCACAGGCAGGAGAGCATCGGCCTCTTCGGCATACCCTTCTACAAGTTCATAAGCGTCGAGGACAGCGAGGAGGTTCTCAGGGCCATCCGCTCGGCCCCCAAGGACAGGCCGATAGACCTGATAATCCACACCCCAGGAGGCCTCGTACTTGCAGCGACGCAGATAGCGAAAGCGCTCCACGACCATCCGGCTGAAACACGCGTCATAGTCCCCCACTACGCCATGAGCGGCGGGACGCTCATCGCCCTCGCCGCGGACAGGATAATAATGGACCCGCACGCGGTTTTGGGGCCGGTTGACCCGCAGCTCGGCCAGTATCCGGGACCGAGCATCGTCAGGGCCGTCGAGAGGAAGGGGGTTGACAAAGTGGACGACCAGACCCTCATCCTGGCGGACGTTGCGGAGAAGGCCATCAACCAGGTCCGCGACTTCGTTTACACCCTGCTGAAGGACCGCTACGGCGATGAGAAGGCCCGGGAGCTTGCTCGGGTGCTCACCGAGGGCAGGTGGACGCACGACTACCCGATCACATACGAGCAGGCCAGGGAGCTGGGCCTTCACGTCAGCACGGACGTTCCGGAGGAGGTTTACGCCCTGATGGAGCTCTACAAGCAGCCAATGAAGCAGAGGGGCACGGTAGAGTTCATGCCGTACACGCAAGGGGGCGAGGTCGGCAAGTGA
- the arcC gene encoding carbamate kinase: protein MKRVVIALGGNAILQRGQKGTYEEQMANVMKTARQIVDIILDGDYEVVITHGNGPQVGALLLHMDAGQQVHGIPAQPMDVAGAMTQGQIGYMIQQAIRNELKRRGIDRPVATIVTQTIVDKNDPAFLHPSKPVGPFYDEETAKKLAKEKGWTVIEDSGRGWRRVVPSPDPIGHVEAEIIQDLVEKGFIVITSGGGGVPVIEENGQLKGVEAVIDKDLAGERLAEEVNADIFMILTDVNGAAVNFGKPDERWLGKVTVGELRKYYEAGHFKKGSMGPKVLAAIRFVEWGGERAVIAALDRAVEALEGKTGTQVIKG from the coding sequence ATGAAGAGGGTTGTAATAGCCTTGGGCGGTAACGCTATTCTCCAGCGAGGCCAGAAGGGAACCTACGAGGAGCAGATGGCCAACGTCATGAAGACGGCCAGGCAGATAGTGGATATAATCCTTGACGGGGACTACGAGGTTGTAATCACCCACGGTAACGGTCCCCAGGTTGGGGCGCTCCTTCTCCACATGGACGCCGGCCAGCAGGTTCACGGCATTCCGGCCCAGCCGATGGACGTTGCCGGCGCGATGACCCAGGGGCAGATAGGGTACATGATACAGCAGGCGATAAGGAACGAGCTGAAGAGACGCGGGATAGACAGGCCGGTGGCGACGATAGTCACCCAGACCATCGTGGACAAGAACGACCCCGCCTTCCTGCACCCGAGCAAGCCGGTTGGGCCATTCTACGACGAAGAAACAGCGAAGAAGCTCGCGAAGGAGAAGGGCTGGACCGTGATAGAGGACTCCGGCAGGGGCTGGAGGCGCGTTGTGCCGAGCCCGGACCCGATAGGGCACGTCGAGGCGGAGATCATCCAGGACCTCGTTGAGAAGGGCTTCATAGTGATCACCAGCGGCGGCGGTGGAGTCCCCGTCATCGAGGAGAACGGCCAGCTCAAGGGCGTCGAGGCGGTTATAGACAAGGATCTGGCCGGGGAGAGGCTCGCTGAGGAGGTAAACGCGGACATATTCATGATTCTGACCGATGTGAACGGGGCCGCTGTAAACTTCGGCAAACCCGACGAGCGCTGGCTCGGGAAGGTCACCGTCGGGGAGCTCAGGAAGTACTACGAGGCGGGCCACTTCAAGAAGGGAAGCATGGGCCCGAAGGTCTTAGCCGCGATAAGGTTCGTCGAGTGGGGCGGCGAGAGGGCGGTTATAGCGGCGCTCGACAGGGCCGTTGAGGCCCTCGAAGGAAAGACCGGAACGCAGGTCATAAAGGGCTGA
- a CDS encoding phytoene desaturase family protein — translation MRAVVIGSGIGGLLTASFLAKNGYDVTVIEKSPYIGGRFTNLDYQGFGLSTGAFHMLPHGEDGPLVHLLKLLNADVQIVNSNPKGMILYGGKTFHYRDGWKYLSLTEKARATKLLLDIKRNKLPTGEEAEMSGREWIKEKIGDNEFVDLFIKSFLGWADSVLDVPAGELAREIKAALRWGGPGLVKGGCKSIPDALSSIILGNGGRIITRKRAIEIDADAKKVVTSDGDELQYDVLISNVGIKETVELIGRENFDREYLKRVDSLKPSEGIKYNVALKGEPGIGNTVVFTLDTERINGYNEPSSLSPELAKEGYTLIMLHHALQSRNVKAEQRKGIDDIYRIFPNLDKEGEILLVQTYLDGNPVNRVASGQTVEDFPISDVYIVGDAYKPPGGIEVEGIALGVMRTLERLGLGSFSDWYL, via the coding sequence ATGCGGGCAGTTGTCATAGGCTCCGGAATCGGCGGCCTTCTGACGGCCTCGTTCCTGGCTAAAAACGGTTACGATGTCACTGTCATCGAAAAGTCTCCCTACATCGGCGGCCGCTTCACGAATCTGGATTACCAGGGCTTCGGCCTCTCTACGGGGGCCTTCCACATGCTCCCCCACGGTGAGGACGGGCCTTTGGTTCACCTCCTCAAGCTTCTCAATGCGGACGTCCAAATCGTGAACTCGAATCCAAAGGGCATGATTCTCTACGGTGGAAAAACCTTCCACTACCGCGATGGCTGGAAGTATCTGAGCTTAACCGAGAAGGCCAGGGCTACAAAGCTCCTTCTCGACATCAAGAGGAACAAACTGCCAACCGGGGAAGAGGCCGAGATGAGCGGCCGCGAGTGGATAAAGGAAAAGATAGGCGACAACGAGTTCGTTGACCTCTTCATCAAAAGCTTCCTAGGCTGGGCCGACAGCGTCTTAGACGTTCCGGCGGGGGAGCTGGCGAGGGAGATAAAGGCAGCGCTGAGGTGGGGCGGGCCGGGCCTGGTGAAAGGTGGTTGCAAGTCGATTCCCGACGCGTTGAGCTCAATAATCCTCGGCAACGGCGGAAGGATAATCACAAGGAAGAGGGCCATTGAAATCGACGCCGATGCCAAGAAGGTCGTAACCTCCGACGGCGACGAGCTGCAGTACGACGTGCTGATTTCCAACGTCGGAATAAAGGAGACCGTCGAGCTGATCGGCAGGGAGAACTTCGACCGCGAGTACCTCAAGCGCGTTGATTCGCTGAAGCCGAGCGAGGGCATAAAGTACAACGTGGCACTAAAGGGTGAGCCGGGGATAGGCAACACCGTCGTCTTCACCCTCGACACGGAGAGGATAAACGGCTACAACGAGCCCTCCTCACTGAGCCCGGAGCTTGCCAAGGAAGGCTACACCCTGATAATGCTCCACCATGCCCTCCAGAGCAGGAACGTCAAGGCCGAGCAGAGGAAGGGAATAGACGACATCTACCGCATCTTCCCGAACCTCGATAAGGAGGGCGAGATTCTGCTCGTTCAGACCTACCTCGACGGGAATCCCGTGAACAGGGTGGCGAGCGGCCAGACCGTTGAGGACTTCCCGATAAGCGATGTTTACATCGTCGGCGATGCCTACAAGCCGCCCGGAGGAATAGAGGTTGAAGGCATAGCCCTCGGAGTCATGAGGACGCTTGAGAGGCTCGGACTGGGAAGCTTCTCCGACTGGTACCTCTGA
- the gor gene encoding glyceraldehyde-3-phosphate:ferredoxin oxidoreductase codes for MKFTILRLNLDEKKVESEELERDGIYGVIDYGIEVHENLETYDIEPYDPKNVVVMGMGPFSGSTLPGAHRLMFFFRSPLYGTLFPSAMGGAAYAFKNVGVDFVTFEGKAEKPVVVLLYNDGDNVRVELHEIELEKVVEIWRGYKDEEGVYALTQYLIDTFGERFDFEYRIAVVGPAALNSNYGAIFSQALRKGERLVGSEDWAARGGSGSVLLRAHNVVGVIFGGKPRKRPFPGEDIGNFKTSKGIVEGVHKKPYNEIISEKTTKYRFNPKLNTGGTFGGNYPAEGDFVPILNWQMPYIPKEERIKIHENIMKHYWEPFNEEAIKPKNWTTCGEPCPVVCKKYRRGHHVEYEPYEANGPLSGSISLRASDISVHAADAMGFDAIEFGGTAAWVLELVHRGLLKPEEVGISGKPEFTKEALLERPVEAGEVNAKLVAELAHLVAFAENETAKIIGLGKRKASVIFDERFKDRLKYGESFKDYAVFTPLGEDGEMTPTMYWAIGNYIPLPIQGRYWTFYQFGVFLEPEELASKIIASALWEFWYDNVGWCRFHRGWMKPVLKALFMDAYGANVDMEEHARKQIKRLIEYAKKAGYTPVFWDSMRVIDLVSAGSEEFGNERWAEKFRIDKVGTAKEYLERVLSAYSEILGVEWRL; via the coding sequence ATGAAGTTCACAATTCTCAGGCTCAATCTGGACGAGAAGAAAGTGGAGAGTGAGGAGCTGGAGAGGGACGGGATATATGGGGTCATAGACTACGGTATAGAGGTTCACGAGAACCTCGAAACCTACGACATTGAGCCATACGACCCGAAGAACGTCGTTGTCATGGGAATGGGACCCTTCTCAGGCTCAACACTGCCCGGTGCCCACAGGCTTATGTTCTTCTTCCGCTCGCCTCTCTACGGAACCCTGTTCCCCTCCGCCATGGGCGGAGCGGCTTACGCCTTCAAGAACGTCGGCGTTGATTTCGTGACCTTCGAGGGCAAGGCCGAGAAGCCCGTCGTGGTTCTCCTCTACAACGATGGTGATAACGTTCGGGTGGAGCTCCACGAGATCGAGCTTGAGAAGGTCGTTGAAATCTGGAGGGGCTACAAGGATGAGGAAGGAGTTTATGCGCTCACCCAGTACCTCATAGACACCTTCGGCGAAAGGTTCGACTTCGAATACCGCATCGCCGTCGTAGGACCTGCCGCCCTCAACTCCAACTACGGCGCGATCTTCTCCCAGGCGCTCAGGAAGGGGGAGAGGCTCGTAGGCAGCGAGGACTGGGCCGCCCGCGGAGGTTCTGGAAGCGTTCTCCTCCGTGCCCACAACGTCGTCGGCGTAATCTTCGGCGGAAAGCCGAGGAAGAGGCCCTTCCCGGGTGAGGACATCGGCAACTTCAAGACCTCCAAGGGCATCGTTGAGGGTGTACACAAAAAGCCATACAACGAGATAATAAGCGAGAAAACCACCAAATACCGCTTCAACCCCAAGCTCAACACCGGCGGAACCTTCGGCGGCAACTACCCGGCCGAGGGCGACTTCGTTCCGATACTCAACTGGCAGATGCCATACATTCCAAAGGAGGAGCGCATTAAGATTCACGAGAACATAATGAAGCACTACTGGGAGCCCTTCAACGAAGAGGCTATAAAACCCAAGAATTGGACGACCTGCGGCGAGCCGTGTCCCGTCGTCTGTAAGAAGTACCGCCGCGGCCACCACGTCGAATATGAGCCCTACGAGGCCAACGGTCCGCTGAGCGGAAGCATAAGCCTCCGCGCCAGCGACATAAGCGTCCACGCGGCAGACGCGATGGGCTTCGACGCGATAGAGTTCGGCGGAACCGCCGCCTGGGTCCTTGAGCTCGTCCACCGCGGTCTGCTCAAACCGGAGGAGGTCGGTATAAGCGGAAAGCCGGAGTTCACGAAGGAGGCGCTCCTCGAGCGCCCGGTCGAGGCGGGCGAGGTCAACGCCAAGCTTGTGGCTGAGCTTGCCCACCTCGTGGCCTTCGCCGAGAACGAAACAGCCAAGATAATCGGCCTCGGCAAGAGGAAGGCGAGCGTAATCTTCGACGAGCGCTTCAAGGATCGCCTAAAGTACGGCGAGAGCTTCAAGGACTACGCAGTCTTTACACCGCTCGGCGAGGACGGAGAGATGACACCGACGATGTACTGGGCGATAGGCAACTACATACCGCTCCCGATTCAGGGTCGCTACTGGACGTTCTACCAGTTCGGCGTCTTCCTTGAGCCGGAGGAGCTGGCGAGCAAGATAATAGCGAGCGCCCTCTGGGAGTTCTGGTACGACAACGTCGGCTGGTGCCGCTTCCACAGGGGGTGGATGAAGCCCGTTCTCAAGGCGCTCTTCATGGACGCATACGGAGCCAACGTGGACATGGAGGAGCACGCCAGGAAGCAGATCAAGAGGCTCATAGAGTACGCCAAGAAAGCAGGCTACACACCGGTCTTCTGGGACTCGATGCGCGTTATAGACCTCGTTTCAGCAGGAAGCGAGGAGTTCGGAAACGAGCGCTGGGCGGAGAAGTTCAGAATCGACAAGGTAGGCACCGCCAAGGAGTACCTCGAAAGGGTGCTCAGTGCGTACAGCGAGATTCTGGGTGTGGAGTGGAGGCTTTGA
- the fbp gene encoding fructose-1,6-bisphosphate aldolase/phosphatase — protein MAVGEKITLSVIKADIGGWPGHSRVHPQLVETAEEVLSKAVEDGTIIDFYVATCGDDLQLIMTHRKGVDSSEIHGLTWKAFEEATKVAKELGLYGAGQDLLKDAFSGNIRGMGPGIAEMEITIRKSEPVVTFHMDKTEPGAFNLPIFRMFADPFNTAGLVIDPNMHMGFRFEVWDIKEHKRVILNTPEEVYDLLALIGAKSRYVIKRVFPKEGHKIAKDEPVAVVSTEKLYEIAGEYIGKDDPVAIVRAQSGLPALGEVLEPFAFPHLVSGWMRGSHNGPVMPVAMHQANPTRFDGPPRVVALGWQISPEGKLVGPVDLFDDPAFDGARQKAVEIAEYMRRHGPFEPHRLPMEDMEYTTLPGVLKRLEERFKKIE, from the coding sequence ATGGCAGTTGGAGAAAAGATAACCCTCAGCGTGATCAAGGCTGACATCGGCGGCTGGCCGGGGCACTCGAGGGTGCACCCGCAGCTCGTCGAGACGGCCGAGGAAGTCCTCTCAAAGGCCGTCGAGGACGGAACCATCATCGACTTCTACGTCGCCACCTGCGGCGATGACCTTCAGCTCATCATGACCCACAGGAAGGGTGTTGACAGCTCAGAGATACACGGTCTGACGTGGAAGGCCTTCGAGGAGGCCACGAAGGTTGCCAAGGAGCTTGGCCTCTATGGTGCCGGTCAGGACCTCCTCAAGGACGCCTTCAGCGGCAACATAAGGGGAATGGGTCCGGGAATAGCCGAGATGGAGATAACCATCAGGAAGAGCGAGCCCGTTGTCACGTTCCACATGGACAAGACCGAGCCCGGCGCGTTCAATCTGCCAATATTCAGAATGTTCGCGGACCCGTTCAACACCGCCGGCCTCGTCATCGACCCGAACATGCACATGGGCTTCCGCTTCGAGGTCTGGGACATAAAGGAGCACAAGCGCGTGATCCTTAACACGCCGGAAGAAGTCTACGACCTCCTCGCGCTCATCGGCGCCAAGAGCAGGTACGTCATCAAGCGCGTCTTCCCGAAGGAGGGCCACAAGATAGCCAAGGACGAGCCGGTCGCTGTTGTGAGCACCGAGAAGCTCTACGAGATAGCCGGCGAGTACATAGGGAAGGACGACCCGGTCGCCATCGTCCGCGCCCAGAGCGGACTGCCGGCCCTCGGTGAAGTGCTCGAACCCTTCGCCTTCCCACACCTCGTCAGCGGATGGATGAGGGGTTCCCACAACGGCCCGGTCATGCCAGTCGCGATGCACCAGGCCAACCCGACAAGGTTCGACGGTCCTCCAAGGGTCGTCGCCCTCGGCTGGCAGATAAGCCCAGAAGGAAAGCTCGTCGGTCCGGTTGACCTCTTCGATGATCCCGCCTTCGACGGCGCCAGGCAGAAGGCCGTCGAGATCGCCGAGTACATGCGCAGGCACGGCCCGTTCGAGCCCCACAGGCTCCCGATGGAGGACATGGAGTACACCACCCTCCCGGGCGTCCTCAAGAGGCTCGAGGAGAGGTTCAAGAAGATCGAGTGA